A genomic window from Methanobacterium sp. Maddingley MBC34 includes:
- a CDS encoding Ribbon-helix-helix protein, copG family (PFAM: Ribbon-helix-helix protein, copG family), whose product MTKKKSVYIRLEPEYIERIDQIAKKEDRSRSYIIRRLIINGLSKK is encoded by the coding sequence ATGACAAAAAAGAAAAGTGTCTACATCCGCCTGGAGCCAGAGTACATTGAACGAATTGACCAGATAGCCAAGAAAGAGGACCGTTCAAGATCATACATCATACGTAGATTGATCATAAATGGACTGAGTAAAAAGTAA
- a CDS encoding NhaP-type Na+(K+)/H+ antiporter (PFAM: Sodium/hydrogen exchanger family), which translates to MSGDQILLGLGLIIGLGISLQWLARTIKIPGIILLLPAGMIVGPVLGLVKPFEIFGDSLFPIVTLGVGILLLKGGFELRIRDLKPNVSKAVWRLVTVGVLITLTLGTLAILIILKVPFILALLLASILVVSGPTVVGPILQFARPKEPVGSVLMWEGIIIDPIGASLGVAVLSYIISPNAFPLLDIFLTIITGIIIGLVAAGLYLAAERSRRIPPNLSALVAFMFGIIAIVSGELILQEAGLFAAVTMGLIVGNQRLAPAKGIEEFTETIEPLILGIIFVMLAALVDLNAMGTYLVSALLLVGIYVLIVRPLVGLVATRGLGFDWAQRIFIGAMAPRGIVAAATASLFSISLLKAGINFPHLMPMVFLVIIFTVAIYGLSAPILARKLKISQPGMDTLAVMGDQPWITSLTNALHKAGCSVMLVAPEEENVEKIKSELPYVTYTGPMAQLADEDIIDEVHEFKNRLEWLIIATDNPDRVKIVQDSFLRQLGYLSIIVFGRYRQKQDEIIFAKGGSDMLINTPFGLFGRNQDEILDFLDDGGGFDAINASTQPAEGGVPPGMKPFLRVLSNGKLAVPGDTSPLKEGEWLIVVR; encoded by the coding sequence ATGAGCGGAGATCAAATTCTACTTGGCCTGGGGCTTATTATTGGATTGGGAATTTCTCTGCAATGGTTAGCTCGTACTATCAAAATTCCTGGAATTATATTACTCCTCCCGGCAGGTATGATAGTAGGCCCTGTTTTAGGCCTGGTAAAACCCTTCGAAATTTTTGGTGATTCACTTTTCCCCATTGTAACCCTGGGGGTTGGTATCCTTCTTCTAAAGGGAGGGTTCGAGTTACGCATTCGGGACCTTAAACCCAATGTGAGTAAGGCAGTGTGGCGTTTAGTTACTGTAGGGGTATTAATAACACTGACTTTAGGCACACTGGCCATTCTGATAATTTTAAAAGTTCCATTCATCCTGGCGCTTCTTCTGGCCTCCATTCTGGTTGTTTCCGGACCAACAGTAGTGGGGCCCATACTTCAATTCGCCCGCCCCAAGGAGCCAGTGGGCTCTGTGTTGATGTGGGAAGGTATCATTATAGATCCCATAGGTGCCAGTTTAGGGGTTGCAGTTTTAAGTTACATTATTTCCCCCAACGCATTCCCCCTCCTGGATATTTTTCTTACAATCATAACCGGAATAATAATTGGACTGGTTGCAGCAGGATTATACCTCGCTGCTGAAAGATCCAGAAGGATTCCACCCAATCTAAGTGCGTTAGTGGCATTCATGTTTGGAATAATAGCCATAGTTAGTGGTGAATTAATTTTACAGGAAGCAGGACTTTTCGCCGCAGTTACCATGGGATTAATAGTAGGTAATCAGCGTTTAGCACCGGCAAAAGGTATTGAAGAATTCACCGAAACCATAGAACCCCTGATACTGGGGATTATATTTGTAATGTTAGCTGCCCTGGTTGATTTAAATGCCATGGGCACGTATCTTGTTTCGGCCCTGCTTTTGGTTGGGATTTATGTTCTTATTGTCCGGCCACTGGTGGGGCTGGTGGCCACCAGAGGTTTAGGATTTGATTGGGCACAACGAATTTTCATTGGAGCAATGGCCCCCCGGGGTATTGTGGCTGCAGCTACTGCTTCACTATTCTCCATAAGCCTATTAAAGGCTGGTATTAATTTTCCCCACCTAATGCCCATGGTATTCCTGGTAATAATATTCACTGTGGCCATATATGGCCTTTCAGCACCAATTCTTGCCAGGAAACTAAAAATCTCCCAGCCAGGAATGGATACATTAGCAGTGATGGGTGATCAACCGTGGATCACCAGTTTAACCAACGCACTACATAAAGCTGGTTGCAGTGTGATGTTAGTGGCACCTGAAGAGGAAAATGTAGAGAAAATTAAATCAGAACTTCCATATGTTACCTATACCGGACCGATGGCCCAATTAGCAGACGAAGATATAATAGACGAGGTTCATGAATTTAAAAATAGGTTGGAATGGCTTATAATAGCCACGGACAATCCGGATCGCGTGAAAATTGTGCAAGACAGTTTTTTACGCCAGTTGGGATATTTGAGTATCATCGTGTTTGGAAGGTACCGGCAAAAGCAGGATGAAATTATTTTCGCCAAAGGAGGATCAGACATGTTAATAAACACTCCATTTGGACTTTTTGGCCGCAACCAGGATGAAATACTGGACTTTTTAGATGATGGTGGTGGTTTTGATGCCATTAATGCCTCAACACAACCTGCTGAAGGTGGTGTGCCACCAGGCATGAAACCTTTTCTCAGGGTTTTAAGCAATGGGAAACTCGCTGTTCCTGGAGATACCTCACCATTAAAAGAGGGTGAATGGTTAATAGTTGTTCGTTAA
- a CDS encoding PAS domain S-box (PFAM: Histidine kinase; Response regulator receiver domain; Histidine kinase-, DNA gyrase B-, and HSP90-like ATPase; PAS fold~TIGRFAM: PAS domain S-box): MVDVKILIVEDESIEAMDIKRALESFGYSVPYIASSGEDAMERAFDIMPDLILMDIVLKGEKNGIDAASKIKELDIPVIFLTAHSEESVVKQAMLTDAYGYILKPYNKTELKFTVELALYKKKMEKELKYSEKRFKTLYNEGPLPYQSLSEDGYLLEVNPSWLDTLGYNRDEVIGKHFSDFLAPGYVDHFKQNFPHFKAEGEIHGVEFQMKRKDGSFILVSFEGKIGYDVQGNFKQTHCIFQDITKRKRTEKALKESELNYRFLTEQINDIVWTHNMELQTTYVSPSIKKVLGFTPEERMKQQVDEQLTPQSMFHVQELLKNQLMLEEKGLSDADRTINIELEYYHKDGSTRWLENVISGIRDDEGKLHGFHGVSRDITRRKKNEIDFRELYNRSEEALSLSKMAYWEYDILRNMFIFNERFYKLHGINFDDIGDYKMGAELFAQKYVHPDFCGQLADAIQQAINSSDSLFQVKVEGKLIRSNGETFWVRTWLMAKKDEKDHTAKLYGVNQDINDIKLVEEALEESEERYALTISAVNDGLWDWNVLTGKAYFSPIYYQMLGYHDKEFPSSFESFESLVHPDDIGQVKKKIQNHVDKGEGYSMEFRMKTKEGKWRWILTRGKVVEYDKEGKPKRMVGTHTDITDLKIAEKTLENSEKRFRMLFEQNNAVMVLIDPETGMIVDANHAASEFYGYSISTLRSMNIDQINQLPSEEILKARESVIKGGKYFIFPHKLAGGEIRTVEVFSSPIQYGDKIILFSIINDITEQKKAEDALRKSEETFRSLIHNSTDLIRILDDEGRIIFDSPSSERILGYKEGYFIGKNPLDFIHHDDQERVANDLNEVYENRNQGIPTEFRILKADGEYLPVESVSQNMMNVPGIDGIVVTTHPIKQRKEMEEALRGSEEKYRTLFESDPNYMVLVGLDGVILDVNDATLNFSGLSKERLIGERFTDLGFFPEEDAQLQVKNLSLAIKNENVQAFQCKIINKTGGYSWIESQLVPLEKEGKISSILVIATDITERKIATDKLKSSLMEKEVLLKEIHHRVKNNMQIISSLLNLQTHHVHDDKIAVDVLKESQNRVKSMAMIHEKLYQSKDFTNIKFDEYIERLISELFYSYNIRKDRVKPSIEVEEVRLNIETAVPCGLIVSELVSNSLKHAFPEGEGELNLSLKIVDDKYELTISDNGIGFPKELDFQKTESLGLQLVNSLVKQIDGEIRLDRGHGTKFTIVFKELEYQDRI, translated from the coding sequence ATGGTTGATGTAAAAATCTTAATTGTGGAAGATGAAAGCATAGAGGCCATGGATATTAAACGTGCTTTGGAATCTTTTGGCTATTCTGTTCCATATATAGCTTCCAGTGGTGAGGATGCCATGGAAAGGGCCTTCGATATCATGCCTGATCTTATTTTGATGGACATTGTTTTAAAGGGAGAAAAAAACGGTATCGATGCTGCATCAAAGATTAAAGAATTAGATATACCTGTTATCTTTTTAACTGCTCATTCTGAAGAATCTGTTGTAAAGCAGGCCATGTTAACTGATGCATACGGCTACATTTTAAAACCTTACAATAAAACAGAACTCAAATTCACGGTCGAACTGGCTCTTTACAAAAAAAAGATGGAAAAAGAGCTAAAATATAGTGAAAAAAGGTTTAAAACACTTTATAATGAAGGACCCCTTCCCTATCAATCTCTCTCTGAAGATGGATACCTTTTGGAAGTTAACCCCTCCTGGCTGGATACACTGGGTTATAATAGGGATGAAGTTATTGGTAAACATTTTTCAGATTTCTTAGCACCAGGTTACGTTGATCATTTTAAACAGAACTTCCCCCACTTTAAAGCTGAGGGTGAAATTCACGGGGTAGAATTTCAAATGAAACGTAAAGATGGTTCTTTTATCCTGGTATCCTTTGAAGGAAAAATAGGATATGATGTTCAGGGGAATTTTAAACAAACACACTGTATATTCCAGGACATCACGAAACGTAAAAGAACAGAAAAAGCTCTGAAGGAAAGTGAATTAAACTACCGTTTTTTAACTGAACAGATAAACGATATTGTCTGGACCCATAACATGGAACTACAAACCACCTATGTAAGTCCTTCAATCAAGAAGGTTCTGGGATTTACTCCGGAAGAAAGAATGAAACAGCAGGTAGATGAACAACTAACCCCTCAATCAATGTTCCATGTTCAGGAGCTATTGAAAAATCAGTTGATGCTGGAAGAAAAGGGCCTGTCTGATGCTGACCGAACCATTAACATTGAACTGGAATATTACCATAAAGATGGTTCAACCCGGTGGTTGGAAAATGTTATTAGTGGTATCCGGGATGATGAAGGAAAACTTCACGGATTTCATGGAGTTTCACGTGATATTACCCGGCGTAAAAAGAATGAAATAGATTTCAGAGAACTTTACAATCGGAGCGAAGAAGCTCTGAGTCTTTCTAAAATGGCTTACTGGGAATACGATATTCTCCGCAACATGTTTATTTTTAATGAAAGGTTCTACAAACTGCATGGAATAAATTTTGATGATATTGGAGATTATAAGATGGGCGCTGAATTATTTGCCCAAAAATATGTTCATCCTGATTTCTGTGGACAACTGGCTGATGCAATACAGCAGGCCATAAATTCGTCTGATTCCCTCTTCCAAGTAAAAGTTGAAGGAAAGCTAATCCGATCCAATGGAGAAACTTTTTGGGTGAGAACATGGTTAATGGCTAAAAAAGATGAAAAAGACCATACTGCCAAGCTTTATGGTGTTAACCAGGATATAAATGACATAAAACTGGTTGAGGAAGCCCTGGAAGAAAGTGAAGAACGATATGCATTAACTATTTCTGCAGTTAACGACGGACTTTGGGACTGGAACGTCCTAACTGGAAAGGCATACTTTAGTCCAATTTACTACCAGATGCTGGGCTACCATGATAAAGAGTTCCCATCATCCTTTGAATCATTCGAATCTCTGGTCCACCCTGATGATATTGGTCAAGTGAAGAAAAAAATACAGAATCATGTTGATAAAGGTGAAGGATATTCCATGGAATTCCGCATGAAAACCAAGGAAGGTAAATGGCGTTGGATACTCACCAGGGGAAAGGTGGTGGAATATGATAAAGAAGGAAAACCAAAGAGAATGGTTGGCACCCACACTGATATCACCGACCTTAAAATTGCTGAAAAAACACTGGAAAATAGTGAAAAAAGATTTAGAATGCTATTTGAACAGAATAATGCAGTTATGGTATTAATTGACCCTGAAACAGGGATGATTGTTGATGCTAACCATGCTGCCAGTGAATTTTATGGTTATTCCATAAGCACGCTCCGCTCTATGAATATTGATCAGATTAATCAGTTACCATCTGAAGAAATTCTTAAAGCTCGGGAAAGTGTAATTAAAGGAGGGAAATACTTTATATTTCCTCATAAACTTGCGGGGGGTGAAATACGCACTGTTGAAGTTTTTTCATCTCCCATTCAATATGGGGATAAAATTATCCTATTCTCAATCATCAATGACATCACTGAACAGAAAAAAGCTGAAGATGCCCTTAGAAAAAGTGAAGAAACATTCCGCTCCTTGATTCATAACTCCACAGATCTTATCCGCATACTGGATGATGAAGGTCGAATCATCTTTGATTCTCCTTCTTCTGAACGTATTTTAGGTTACAAGGAAGGATATTTTATTGGCAAGAATCCTCTGGACTTCATACATCATGATGATCAAGAGAGGGTTGCCAATGATCTAAATGAGGTATATGAAAATAGAAACCAGGGTATTCCAACCGAGTTCAGGATCTTGAAAGCAGATGGAGAATACCTTCCAGTTGAATCTGTCTCCCAGAATATGATGAATGTTCCAGGTATAGATGGAATAGTGGTAACCACTCATCCTATCAAACAACGTAAGGAAATGGAAGAAGCATTACGTGGTAGTGAAGAGAAATACAGGACACTTTTTGAATCAGATCCCAATTACATGGTACTGGTAGGGTTAGACGGTGTAATTTTAGATGTAAATGATGCTACTCTCAATTTCTCAGGCCTATCTAAAGAAAGATTAATTGGTGAAAGATTCACAGATCTTGGTTTTTTCCCGGAAGAAGATGCCCAGTTGCAGGTTAAAAATCTTTCTCTTGCAATAAAGAATGAGAATGTTCAGGCCTTTCAGTGTAAGATCATTAACAAAACTGGTGGTTACAGTTGGATTGAATCACAATTGGTTCCATTGGAAAAAGAGGGGAAAATTTCCTCGATTTTGGTAATCGCCACTGATATAACCGAGAGAAAGATTGCCACAGATAAGTTGAAATCTTCCCTCATGGAAAAAGAGGTGTTACTTAAAGAGATCCACCATCGGGTGAAAAATAACATGCAGATTATTTCCAGTTTGCTTAACCTTCAAACCCACCATGTTCATGATGATAAGATAGCTGTGGATGTTTTAAAAGAAAGCCAGAACCGGGTTAAGTCCATGGCCATGATCCATGAAAAACTGTACCAATCCAAAGATTTCACCAACATCAAATTTGATGAGTACATTGAAAGATTGATTTCGGAGTTGTTTTATTCCTATAATATTCGAAAAGACAGAGTTAAACCATCCATAGAGGTAGAAGAGGTTAGATTAAATATTGAGACTGCAGTACCCTGTGGATTAATAGTTAGCGAACTTGTCTCCAACAGCTTAAAACATGCATTTCCTGAGGGAGAGGGCGAATTAAACCTATCACTGAAAATTGTTGATGATAAATATGAGCTTACTATTAGTGATAATGGTATAGGATTCCCAAAAGAACTGGATTTCCAAAAAACCGAGTCATTGGGGTTACAACTAGTTAATAGTTTAGTTAAACAAATAGATGGTGAGATAAGGCTTGATAGAGGTCATGGCACTAAATTTACCATAGTATTTAAAGAGTTAGAGTACCAGGATAGAATTTAA